In Paramormyrops kingsleyae isolate MSU_618 chromosome 11, PKINGS_0.4, whole genome shotgun sequence, the genomic window GCGGCCGCCCCCGACGTCGCCTTTCAGGTGCCGCCGTCATACGTCCTGGGTGGAGGATGTACTGTCACGGTGGGTGGAGGCCAGGATTTTGGAGCATCCTGCCTGACGGAGGATGCAGTTGGTGTATTTGTCcctttacagcagtgtttcccagtccggtcctcggggacccgcagccagtccacgtttttgctccctcccagccccctgccAGCCAGTCCACACTTTACCaagagctgggaaggagcaaacgCATGGACCGTCTTTGGGTCCCTGAGgggccgggttgggaaacatcgCATTACAGTAACTGTGGTCACGTGTCTTGTCTCCAgatctgggggggtggtgcTGGTGTGGACTCCAATCCCCCCACTGACCTGGTGTGGAAAACCCAGCGGAACTGGGGGGCGATGGACGATGTGCGGATCGCCCTGGTAAACCCCCGCAGCGAGGTAGGTGTGCGgcccccctctgcctcccccgGACCACCCAAGGATGAGGGCAGCTGCTGAATGCAGGGCTGCTTCCAGCAGGAGGTGGCAGAGCGGAGGCTGACTCGTGTCCCAGGAGGCGGCGATGGCGAGTCAGAGGCGGAGCTCGAGGACGAGGAGGCGATAACAGGAAGTGAGGCGCATCTACGGCGACAGGTAAACCGCCATCACAACCACAGATGCTTTTGAAATTATTCTGAAGGAGCGCTTATAGTGCGCAGAAGAAGGTTCCGGAAAGGCTTTATATTAActctctctctcgttctctGGTCCGTCCGTCTGGTGCGGTTTTGGGGTTTAAGcccaaaagaagaaaaaagaaatgttgTTTGGTGTCgtgagccacacccccctctgTGCGGGGGCCCCTGCTGGAGGTGAGGCGTGTGTCACGGCAATGGCCCCCtagctgcaccccccccccctctgcttGCCTGCAGCTGAATTGAAGTTTGTGGTTTGCCATGACATCAAAGGCCGCCAGTCGCGAGCGGCTCTGCTGTCCCACAACCTACCGAACTCACCTGTTTGCCCCCTAACCCTGGCTGCTTAGTGCCCTCCCCAGCTTTGAGGCCTGAGTGTCATCCTTGCTATGCCAGTGGTTCCTCTATCTGTCCTGAGGGCTGGAGAataaagcccctcccccccttttcccAACAGGGCCGGATGGGACCGGATGAAGCCAGCTGTGCAGTAATGTAGCACCTCTGGGTCGACCTAGAAACCCGAAATCTGGGCGGCAGAGGGGTGTGGGACAGCCTCTGCTCCCTCTGAATCCATCCTGTGCTGTGACAACATAACAGTATTCTGGGTATTTTTGATGAAATCTGTAGCAAAATGTAACCGTCCTTGTTTCGGTCATTGTTTCTGAAGTATTTTTTCGGCCACACCTGACCTTCACCTGACCTTCTTGAGGGGAAAccctctatgcaggattttgacATGCATTGGTAGGGTTGCTTGTACTAAACTTGGCATTCTCAATGTACCGATTATAAACCATTTGAGAAACTTGCTGTTCATTATGGTATGAAAAGAAGTTAAAGTGCCATGCAGGGTGGTCTACCATGAGCCTGAGCCGGTTTTAAGCCCCCCCGTGCTCATAACCTCACTTAAACGTAGCCGTTTTGTTATCCTGGAAATGACTCACTTTGTCATGCTGCCTCCTTGCCAGCAGAGGGAGCCATCCCACTAGGTGACAGTCAGTAATGTGCTTTCAGTTTCAGTGAGCCTCCCAAAGCCTTGCTGCTCAAATTTGTCCTGGTTTTGGCACTTTTCACTTTGGTTACTGACTCTCCAGCAGCACCTAAAGACATGTGACTGTGCCTTAATTGGGCTATAAATATttgaatgtttatttattttcctttgtcAACTTTAGAGGGTCCTATGGGAACCTTTTGAATGCTGTGTCTCTTGCTTATCCAACTTACCTATTTAAATTAAAGAATACCTTTAAACTGAATTTTTCCAGTTTGCTGTTAGTAGTATACTCGTATTTTGCTTTGTAAACATACTCCAGAATATTTGCAGCTCATCCTGGCCTATGAGCCAAACATACTTTTTAATGTGAAGGTTGAGACGAGCCGATTCAGTGACATTCTGCCAGCGTTCTCTAGGATTTGTTGCGTGCAAGGTAGTGATGGGAGAGATGAGacccctgcaggtggtgggtGGGGCTGCCACCCACTGTCCAATCACTGCCTGACAGCCCAGCAGGAGCTGACCAGTGAAATCTGCAGCACTGTGATTTCCAGGGCGTAATCCTGAACCCGCTTCCTTCCGTCACAGCCTCCTAGTGGACGGAGGAGCGTTTTATCAGAAAGTTAGCCTTTCTGCCCTTCCCACTGTACACTGTTGGCAATGCCTAAATGCTGCTTTGGAAATAATTTGCCTTTACTTAGTTAAAAGCTATATTTGACAGACTGTACAAGGATTGCAATGAATAACATGAAAAGTCACAGAAGTTCTCGGCAGTTGCTTTACTGAAATGGCAGCTTCTGTTTATCCATTGTCAGGCACTGACATGTACAGAACACAATTTTGTATCACTTTAATAAAGGTTTTTAGTTAAACTGATTAGACTCCAGATTGTTCATTCCTATTGACAGAACACTCCGGACTTCAGACTGGATGAGGGATTTTCCGCTTGCTCCTGACCCGAGCAGCCCGGCACGCCCAGGGGGGTTCCGGGTGTCTTGGCCGACGTAGCTTTGTCTAGAATTTGGCGGGTGCCTTGCATACCACGCCCCGTTTTCTAAAATCAGTCTTATTCCCTGTAAAATTTTTCAAAGAgccattaaaaattaaaacaaagttGAACTATAGTATATAGTTTTAAATATTCCAAGGTCCATCCGTAAAGCGGCCATGTTAAATCTTCAGGCTACACCACGGTCTCCTTGCTGGGGTCCTTGCTGGAGGGGCGGGGCAGTGGTTCCAGCCGGCCGCAGGGGAGACCCTCAGGCTGAGGGATCTGGAGTCGCACTTGCTGATTCGTCTGCCTCCACATCTCAAACAGGTGGACGTGGTATCGCAGGGAAACCTGTCGAAATTGGCACATTTCTATCTACCACTGAGCAAAGCAACAGTCTGACATCACATCCTTTTCTGTGTAATCTTTCCTGTCATTGTGTCATCAAGAGAAGACAATTCTGTGTAAATCTGAGTGGTCATGAATTAAGGTTTAAACCAATGCTCTAGAAAATGCTGGTCATTGTCTATGTCAATCCCGTGATGTAATGACAATTTTCACATATATATTCAGCTGGATTGTGACGATATCAGACCTGGGTTTTTTGACAAAGGCTGTAGACCCTCTGGTTAGGATGTCATACACTAGGGTGACCAGGTAATGTCAGGGAGGTCACTTTGAACCAGGGCaagatttgtaaactaccacttcaattaaaaggacctggatttcacttgagcactgacttctttctgtgtgctgattggtcagtctcctataatcatgtgtgtgtcacaaatgttaatgtgaaacagcaggatgagtctttcaatcaaggaaacaaatcaaagcacaagaagaactgaactatttagccaagtaCAAAGCCTGAAGTAGCTCAGTGTCCTCTCTGACATGGATTATTCGGTCACTAGTGATGAacaaaatgaagcttcatgagcCATGtcctgtattttctgaccccactagatggcgctcttggtttgctttcgGGGCATGTGTTGTGCcctttttttgaacagagagcaccatcttgtggggtcaaaaaatacagcaaatggttcatgaagcatcattttgttCTTCACTACTGGTCACCCTACATAGGCAGAAGATGGGAATGGTGGCTGATGTAGTCACCGGCTGATATATgggttacatgtgcttttaagGTCACAATGTTATTTTGATCAACTTGGTGATAGTTGAAGGTTCGTCCAGTTACCACTAAGCTGTTTTTTGCAGTGAGCTGAACTACTAAGACAGCAGCCTCAAAAAAAGCAGTTATATCCTCAATGCTCTGTTTCTTCCCTTTTTTTAGTACCATTGTTGCAAATATATTCATCATTCCCATATTTGGTTGTAACAGAAGTTTTGACCCGCCCACTCGCAAGTGTTTCGCTGCCAAAAATATCGCGTTTAAGCTAAATTGCTCGCTTGGGAGAGTGTCCGTTTCTGTTTCTATTTGTGCCGGGTTGCATAAGAACGCTGCGTCCCACTGCTCTCCGGAGAGACCCGTGCTCGTCGGCAGGCAGATGCCGCTTACGGTCGTCCAGAAGAGGTAGATGACGAGCAGGGCGGCGGTGAGGACCAGCAGGCCCGCAGCCTCCATGCTGCTGCTGTGGTAAAGATCCACGGCTCCGCGTACACAGAGCCACCCCGACAGTGAGGCCAGCGGCGTGATGAACGTGAAGCAGAGGGCGTCCCCACACAGCGTTCGCCTCTGGTAGCGCATAGACGGGGCATGAAGCCACTGGGGaccagtgggggtgggggtggggggggggggcagtggttaACAAGTGACATCAGCTGGCAGATTTAGTAGTTAATTAGAGCGGCTTTATCTGTTCACTCTTTGccgaggtggatagttcagttccagaaagtaaaaatccagtccaaTCAGCTGACtgctctgtgactctttatactcaactggttggttgaaacaaaatcctggtctggatttttaccatttggacctgaactatccacctctggctCTTTGTAAAAATATATCCAGTACTGCTGAAGATGTCccctaaaaataaaagttatatAGATCTGCTTTTACTTGTTACCACTCCATGATTCTGTGCTATGCATGTATTACCCACAGTCCTCTGCTCTTGTTGGGCCTGGAATTCCATCGACTGATTACTTGGTCCCATGCAACCCCCCAGCCCAGTGTGTACATGAGATAATGTCCATTAATATACGAGAAGCTTCCTCACCGGCTGCCGCCAGCATCTAATCTCATTTTCACGTTGAGTGGTTTGAAAGTTAAAAGCGGCGAGCTGGACGGTGGGAGCGTGGTGCCCCCCTACCTCAGTCAGCGGCCTGGGCTGGCGCTCCAGCGCAAACTCGAAGCGGCACAGCTCACAGCGGCCGGTGCTGGACGCAGTGAGCCAGCGCTCCAAGCAGCTGCGGTGCACCGACGCCAGTGAGCCAGAGCACTCGCACGGGGACAGCAGCTGCTCCGCCCCCCCGCCCTCGTGACAGATCCGGCAGAAGAGCTCCTCACTGCGGAGACGTCCGTGCAAAAGACACGATCAGGAGCCACTCAAGGGAAACATGACCGTTCCAACGTCATCTTACACTGCAGACGGGATGCTGCCAGTTTGACGTGTGGCATTAAAAACGTGCGCATGTAGGGGGGGCCCCTTAGCCCATGTAGGGGGGCCCTTAGCCCATGTAGGGGGCCCCTTAGCCCATGTAGGGGGGCCCTTAGATCAGTCTTATTCCAACAGGATTTATTGGGCTTCAGCCCAGTGAGTTCGAAAAACTGCACCGGTCAGAAACCCACCCACAGGTAGGGTTAGGAGCACGTCCCGATTTTACCAACTTTGATGTGTCACTTGGTCAACAAGGGAGGTGGCTTgcatttcacttctttaacccGTCACAGTCTTCATCATATGACATCGCCGCATTAATTAAaaccagtgttttctgttaagcTGCAAGGGGCACAGATTTCTGAagtatgtgttttattgtgtgttATTTATTGTCATGgataaacacacaaaacatattTGCTCACCTGCAGAGGCTGGACAGAGCAATGTATGGGTGCGTCTTTGCTtcatgatgataataataacaataacaacaataacatgGCTCAAACTGGCGATCTTAttatcacaagcacagaggttTAGCCTGCTGAGACAAACACTGCCCCTGTACTGATGCCTTGATGGCCAGAAGCCTTgagtttgaaaatgaaaaaagaaaacaaaccaaTGTTCGTGAAACTCAGCAAAAGCAAGATGTCCAGTAGTAGGAGGACAATCCTCCCCTGACAGATCTATTTTGCATGATCTTTGGTGCAGACCTACCTGCTACTGGAGCTCACGGCCACCAGCGGAGCAAAGCTGTCGATGATCACCTCCGGCTGGCTCTCACTGCCGCTGCCCTGCTCTACTGCGGCTTTCACCTGCAGCGTCGCTGGGCTGCCCAGGGCTGAGCCTGTAGCTTCGTGAGACACCATGGCGGCCAGGAAAGGGGCCAtgagtcccccaccccccctcctcgCTCAGACCCCACGTGGTCCAGGACAAGAGCGTGAGACCTGGCATGGAAATAAAAGACCGGGTGAAGACCTGGCAGAAGCGATCCCTGAAACGATTCAAAATAAAGACTGCAGGGGGTGTCGTGGTTAAGGACATCAGCCAATGAACTACAGTAACATAATTCTGTGTACAAAGTAGGGTGACACTTCATGAACCCTGATTTGATGCAATCTATAGTGAGTTTTTGCGAGACCAGAACACTTATATATTTCTACTTTCTTCTGGATTTTAAGAACCATTCCCTCACATGCTTTTAATTTAATGACCTTTAATTGGCAGGCAATGATTCTGTGTTTAGGAGATCTAAATGAAGCATCATCAAAGTACACCCAGGAATAATCAGACATAATCAGGACACTCGGCTGAGTCATAAACCATCCTCCTGCAGGACGTCAAAGCAAATGTCTGCAGTGCATTACTCTTCTATCCGCTTCTAATTGTACTTCCCCCTGatcagaggtgggtagttcaggtccagagagttcaaatccagaccaagattttggttcaaccaaccagttgagtactgtgactctttatgctcaactcgctggctgaaataaaatcttcatCTGGAATTTTACTGTCTGGAACTGAACTACCCACTTCTCATAATTCTAATTTCTGATTaagttttaaaacattaaattcATTCTAAATTAAACATTCTAAATTCATGATCCAATTTTACAACCCTGCTCATTCAAAAATGTAGAGAAATGCATTTTCTTTAACTGTTTGTCCTGTGCAGGATCAGACATCTTTAAGCGTAAAGGAAGATATTTGGTGATATTATTTCCTTGTGGCACTGACAAAAAGAGCTTATCTCTCCATTATGAGTGGAGTGTAGTAAGTGACTCACGTCACTCAGGGAAAATCAGCTCTGTGGAAATGGAGCGTATTACTCCGGTAATCTACACGCAGGGGCAGAACTAAGGGGTTGCCAGATGTGGCCACTCCACATAATCATGATAAAAAGTAAATATGGATTATTTCATTTTCTAAGCCAAGCCATTAATATGAATGAAATTTTTCTGCAGACACCATTGTCTACACATCACAACATGGAAACCACTGGCTTTTCTTTCCATTGACCATTTCTTGACAACACTTGCAATCAGATACAACCGATAACATAACAATTAATTCTAAACCAATTTGTAGAATAATTAGCAACAGTGGTAAATCATGGAGACTACAGCATACGATGAGTTAAAGATTTGGTCTTAGATACACATTTAAGCAGATAccaaatgacccccccccccccccccaacaccaaaAGTGTCCTGTTTTCAACAGGATGCAGGCAGCAGATACCAGGACAGCTGTGCATGAATAAATACCTGAATAAAATAACCTGCTTGTGGACATCTGACCTTCAGCTATTTGCAGGCCCTTTTTGCTGTTGAAATGCACTTTTAAATGCGTTGTAACTCTCCATCTCAGCCGTCTGCAGCAGCCGGTAACACTCATTCATAGAAGCGTGAAGTCAGAGGAGAATTTTCATCTGCGGAGCATCAGAAGCGCTCCAGAGCCCTTAGCCGAATGATCACGCACCGAACCTGATGCCAACTATCACAACAAGCGCACAACTTTTTAAAGAAAGGTCTATATTTGAAAAGCTTACCATGCCAGTGAAAACACTCTTCGTATCCCAGGTGCTCAGAGGATATCGAGTGAGGTATGCAGACAGTGGACCTCTGAAGATGCAAGGTCTCCCTACGCCTGCTCATATTAACATTCAGCTCAAGGTCGGCGGTGGGAATAGATGGGGATTAGACAGGGAGAGCAGGCGCAGACCAGACGAATGGAAATCCTTTTCACATCACTGCAAGCCGCACCAAGGACACCTACTTACTATAGCCCCCTAATCCAGTTAGACATCGCCGTTGCCGGCCTTTCAAATCTTTCAGACATAATGGCAACCTGGCTGTGCAGGAAAGAAGTATAAATTGATCAATAAATATCTGGCACAAGAAAGGCGATGTATGTACTTTGCAGTCAGCAAGGGGCACCTCAGGGCTTCTCGTGATGTCAGGTGCTATTTTTAGACACCTGTCTGAGAGGACTCTCATCTCTGAAATAGAACTCACCTTTCGCGTTTTCTACAGTAAAATCTGAGCTAACATTTTCAAATGGAGGCAGACAGCCGTAGTACTAGAAGACGGTTGTTTTGTCAGGAATACACTTGGTATACATTGAGTGTTGAGGTTTTCATGTTTTAGCAACTCAAGTGATGAGCTCACCCAGTGGTTCCTTCGTGGACAATGGGAGACTCCCTGATCTCCGCAGGCCAGCTGGGACCCAACCAGTCTGGAAGTTTGAGGGACTCAGTGCCAGTCGAGGTCCGAGCCCAACTGCCGTCGCACCCTGAAGGTGCACACACCTGAATTGACTGTCCAGACGTGTAGATTTGGGTACGGATAGTAGGGATATGTTCCTAGCAATGTAGTGGGAGTAGCGTGTGTGTTTGGAGGGCAGGGGGGGTtagggctgatttggtccccaTGAGTGTTGAAACTTAAACCTGCATTCTTGCAATCGCCTCAGATTTGAAGGATTTCAATGGCCGCGATTTTATGAAAGTATCATTATGAACACTAAGTTTGACGGGGTGAAATTTGGTGGTTTGGCCTCATCACGGTTATTTACCACTCATGCCCTATACGGGAACACAGTGGGCCACTTCCACTTCATGGATCTCTACACCACAGGTTACACATAGACCATGATTTGTTGTTACGAATCAAATCAGAGATACGGCCGCTAAGCTTCACAGCTTTTCTCTGTTGCTTCACAACATTTTTTGCAGATTACAAAAGAGAAATAGATCAGATTTGCTTATATGGGCTATGAAAGCTTATGGGACAGGACTAATAAAAGTAACATCCATTCATATTTATGGTGGGTTTCGTCTTTATGCATTTTTCTGAGCTGAGATTAAAGCGGGTCCCAGTGCCGCTGAGAGCGTCGCACTCTTTTACCGGCAAAGCCCCGGACAGCGACTCGCTcctcactctcctctctccctctttcgcTTTTTGTATTTCCTCTAATCCTATCAGCTATTCATTCACAAGCTGCTCTGGACAAAGGCGGAGAGGGAATGGACATCATTGTAAATTCCTTCATGAAGAGAAAGAGGGGGTGAATAATTTCTTTGACACGCCTGGGACAGCGCCGGAGACCCAGACGCCGGAGATTATCACAGGACTATAGACAAAGTGTTCAGCTCGTATGAAAGGAGGTGCTGCTTTCTCCCTGAGGTTTGTCGAGACGGCTGGGGCTGCGGCTTGTGTTGTGTCGCACCCCAAACACCGTCCCCCTGCCCTTCAGTAAGACCTTTATTGTTAGAGGAGGAAAGGACCCCCTTATCGTCTCCCGAGGGAACCGCAAATGCGCACTTAATGTTAAAGTCCACACTCATTCAAAGGAGACACCCCATAACCCCGTCAGACAGAAATGCCCCTTTTTTTTCTGGAAGTCTGCAAACTGACAGCAGTCGCTCCCAAGGATAGATATTGTTAGAGATTAATGTCAAAATGCAGTGCACAATATTCATTGACtggaaaataatattaaatgtgTAGAAATATTGTCGAAGTATATCTAAACACGTCTTTGATTATATAACAATACGTGAATATTAAGCACATACTTATGCATTTTATGCCTTGGATACACTTGCAGTTACACTTTAAAGAGTCACACAAAACTtgtctaggtaatttttttttgctttaaaattgttgatacaccacagcacacaacaacaaaacgcatcctctgcatttaacccatacatGACACCATAGTGAGCAGCTGTTATTCAGCACCTGGGGGCTGTTCCTTGCTCAGCatacctcagtggtaccttgctagtcagggattcgaaccagcaaccttctgatcataagcACAAAGCCCCCGTGCACAGCGGAGCGAGAGGATGCAAGCAGGTGGGAGAGATGAGACCTGGTAGGAAATGAGGATTCCTACCTTTTCAGTGAAAGCATGGTGATACAGGACAGTAATCAGAGGCACCTGACATTTACACCTTCTACAGGACAAGGTTTTCCTTTTAGGGGAAAAAGGGCTCAGATAGGGGCAAGGTCCAAAAAAGTAAATATGAAAAAGaacaggatttaaaaaaaagtgggaaaaaaacatcaGGAGGAATTCTGCTGCTACTGGGATCAACAACAAGTTCCAAGTTATGTTATCAGGAATAAGGGCTGATGAAGAAAATTATGCAGCGACAATCGCAGTCTTCCTGAGGAGGATCCAACTCCCTCCCCAGTTCGACCTACGGAAGGCCATGGAGATCCAAGACTTTATGACCCTAATCTGATAGGCAGGGGAAAGGAAGGTGAAGAGCACATGGCCACTAATAAGAATTTCAGTCTACTATCGTGTGACCACAAGCTGTGCGGCCTTATGGAACCGATAAGCAGGGAACGTTCTGGAGGCACCTTCCAATACGCATCAGCGGTATCCATCAGCGGTCTCCACCGGGATGGTGGTCTGGCTGCCGTCTGACAGCTGTGTGTGCTGGGTGGGTAGCAGCCTTTCAGGCGCTGACAGTATATTTAGCTGCGGTCTAAACGGCTCAGCCTTAAACAGGGAGCAGATTAACATGGGGCCGGGACAGTCTGCCAGTGTCAGGGAAGTGCAGCTGGGGTGGGGGTAGTCTCAGAGTCTCGTCTGTGTCTTATCACCTGGAGGAAGGGGACGGGGGGAGCAGGGCTTCTGGGATTCGGTCTCACACACCAAGGAGAACTTTTTGAGAGAAACCTAATTCCTGGATAACAGGTTACATTCTCAATCATTAATCATCAGAATAATCCACATTCCAAGCCCTCTTGAAAAGCACAGTTTTGCTTCGCTTAGGGACAATCATTCATGTTTTATGACACCACAACTCATAATTTAGTATGCAAACATCGTCATCCTTCCAAACTCTAACTAAAATCAAATATATTTACGGAAGCATCACAGCATGGAATAATTCAGTCGTAAGctaagaaaaaaattaagattgTAAGTGCAACTTGGAGAAttatatttatgtaaatgtttattttacattaactgcCAGTAATTGTTCCTGTACGCAAGTTTCTGGCGATCACTGACAATGTTgaaaaaaaacaagcttttCCTTTAATAGTATTTCCATGTAAAGGGAGACCATCTTGCTTCTCCGCACGGTGTAATCTGTGAAGAATGTTATCACCTGGTGTTATCAGTCTCCTCTAAAATAGGAGTGCAGCATCCCCATTTCAATCCGGAGCCCCAAAGACAAGCGGGTCTCCCACGTGACGTTGGTCAAGTAGTCTGGGGGGGATGGACACGGGTGCTTATCTCCAGGGTAGAAAGGGGCGTCCTATGACAGCGATGGTCCCACAGCGGCGTGCTCAGAGCTACGGCACTCTATCGCCTGAGCGCAGCGCTGCAGGGGCCAGCCGTGGATCCGTTTCGAGTCGCGCCCTTCCGGAGGCATGACGGAGTGGACTCTGCTGAAGAGACTTCTGGATGCCGTGCATCAACACTCCACCATGATCGGGAGGCTCTGGCTCACCGTCATGGTGGTCTTCCGGCTGCTGGTGGTGGCCGTGGCCGCAGAGGACGTGTACGCGGACGAGCGGGAGATGTTCGTGTGCAATACGGCACAACCGGGCTGCCCGAACGTCTGCTACGACGGCTTCGCGCCTATCTCGCAGCCCCGCTTCTGGGTCTTCCAAATCGTCACGGTGTCCACGCCCTCGCTGTGCTTCGTCATCTACACCTGGCACAGCCTGTCCAAGCGACCGGCGGGGGAGCGAGCGGAGGCGGCGAAGGAGACGCACGGCAGGATGTGCGACTCGGACAGCTGCTCTGTCAGATCGCACAGGCACCTGGGTCACAGTCTGGTGGATGTGCTAGACGGTACAGCTGCACGAGGCGGCCGGCAAAGCCCAACAGCCCTGTCCAACTACGCAGTACCTCAGGACGGCACGGGCCAGTCCCGAGTCCTGTCCAAATGCTACGTCATCCACGTATGCTTCCGGGCAACCCTGGAGCTGAGCTTCGTCTTGGCCCAGTGGCTCCTGTTTGGGTTCCAGGTTCCTCCCCACTATCTCTGCTCGGTGTCACCCTGCTCCCAGCAGGTGGACTGCTATGTCTCGCGGCCTACAGAGAAAACCATATTCCTGCTCTTCATGTTCTGCGTCAGCGTGTTCTGCGTCGTCTTGAACTTCCTGGAGCTCAACCACCTGGGCTGGAAAAGGCTGAAGACGTCACCTCGCATCCCAGACACCTGGAAAGGCTACGAATCTATAGCCCAGGACAGCCACTCTACAGCATCCCTCACTTACAGGGAGCTCTCCAGCACTGGATCT contains:
- the LOC111845021 gene encoding E3 ubiquitin-protein ligase MARCHF3 yields the protein MAPFLAAMVSHEATGSALGSPATLQVKAAVEQGSGSESQPEVIIDSFAPLVAVSSSSSSEELFCRICHEGGGAEQLLSPCECSGSLASVHRSCLERWLTASSTGRCELCRFEFALERQPRPLTEWLHAPSMRYQRRTLCGDALCFTFITPLASLSGWLCVRGAVDLYHSSSMEAAGLLVLTAALLVIYLFWTTVSLRYHVHLFEMWRQTNQQVRLQIPQPEGLPCGRLEPLPRPSSKDPSKETVV
- the gjd6 gene encoding gap junction protein delta 6, producing MTEWTLLKRLLDAVHQHSTMIGRLWLTVMVVFRLLVVAVAAEDVYADEREMFVCNTAQPGCPNVCYDGFAPISQPRFWVFQIVTVSTPSLCFVIYTWHSLSKRPAGERAEAAKETHGRMCDSDSCSVRSHRHLGHSLVDVLDGTAARGGRQSPTALSNYAVPQDGTGQSRVLSKCYVIHVCFRATLELSFVLAQWLLFGFQVPPHYLCSVSPCSQQVDCYVSRPTEKTIFLLFMFCVSVFCVVLNFLELNHLGWKRLKTSPRIPDTWKGYESIAQDSHSTASLTYRELSSTGSLPTLDLAGKHRPAWTFTGDCSPLKGETDAKPPSQDDHKGANCLKSKASKGRSAKLRGTEVWI